The Ascaphus truei isolate aAscTru1 chromosome 3, aAscTru1.hap1, whole genome shotgun sequence genome includes a region encoding these proteins:
- the LOC142490631 gene encoding uncharacterized protein LOC142490631 — translation MDKCKFCRTSVTYVGHIVSAEGISIDPGKIEAVVNWPRPNNVQELRSFLRFCGYYCQFVEGYSSKAKILNNLLKIYPEDPGRKDTTAQTPFGEKWTPAREKAFLGLKTNLTQAPVLAYADPDREYVLHVDASFNGLGAVLH, via the coding sequence atggacaaatgcaagttctgccgCACGTCCGTGACATATGTGGGCCATATTGTATCAGCCGAAGGGATATCAATTGATCCGGGGAAGATAGAGGCGGTAGTGAATTGGCCCAGACCCAACAATGTCCAGGAACTACGGTCCTTCCTGCGGTTTTGCGGTTACTACTGTCAATTTGTGGAAGGTTACTCAAGCAAAGCTAAAATCCTGAATAACCTATTAAAGATTTATCCTGAAGACCCAGGAAGGAAAGATACCACTGCACAAACaccctttggggagaaatggacccctGCCAGGGAAAAAGCGTTCTTGGGGCTGAAAACCAATCTAACACAAGCCCCGGTGTTGGCCTATGCCGATCCCGATCGAGAATacgttctgcacgtggatgccagcttcaacggCTTGGGGGCAGTGTTACATTAG